The following proteins come from a genomic window of candidate division WOR-3 bacterium:
- a CDS encoding DUF1732 domain-containing protein — protein sequence MKIKKGIKSMTGVSTKSGREGNIFCKLEIISLNSLGSEFKVILQPEIPGIEAKVRNFLEKNLKDGKFIVKINFPETGLRFKINENLIKDIKLKSKKNLLFTIDPFKIPGLVKFIYPEKRIWILLKRLLKKALIELEEKRLKEGEEIKKAIEREIKKIGFNLEKMNGEKINEEIVRIGSHIKSIMRILKNKDGPWGKKLDFYGQEILKEANTISQKTEDLKVINSAIKIKESALNIRELARNLV from the coding sequence ATGAAAATTAAAAAGGGAATAAAAAGTATGACAGGTGTAAGCACGAAATCGGGAAGAGAAGGTAATATTTTCTGTAAACTTGAAATTATATCTTTAAATTCATTAGGTTCTGAGTTTAAAGTTATTTTACAGCCAGAAATCCCTGGAATAGAAGCAAAGGTAAGAAATTTTCTTGAAAAAAATTTAAAGGATGGAAAATTCATAGTTAAAATTAATTTTCCCGAAACAGGATTGAGATTCAAAATTAATGAAAATTTAATTAAAGATATAAAACTTAAAAGTAAAAAGAATTTACTATTTACCATTGACCCATTCAAAATTCCTGGTCTTGTTAAATTTATTTATCCTGAAAAAAGAATATGGATACTTTTAAAAAGACTTTTAAAAAAAGCCCTAATAGAACTTGAAGAAAAAAGATTAAAGGAGGGAGAAGAAATAAAAAAAGCAATTGAAAGGGAAATAAAAAAAATTGGGTTTAATTTAGAAAAGATGAATGGTGAGAAAATAAATGAGGAAATTGTTAGAATAGGCTCTCATATAAAAAGTATTATGAGAATTTTAAAAAATAAAGATGGACCATGGGGTAAAAAACTGGATTTTTATGGACAGGAAATTTTAAAAGAAGCAAATACAATTTCTCAGAAAACGGAAGATTTAAAGGTAATAAACTCTGCAATAAAAATAAAGGAAAGTGCTCTTAACATAAGGGAACTTGCAAGAAATCTTGTTTGA
- a CDS encoding heme exporter protein CcmB has product MKYIIHLIKKDILLEFRTKEIIIPYLLFSFLLLFLLSFGIERIEDLKLFSFFYFLSFIFAGMIGFERISSMEFETGGIYSLLTFPIPRNYIFISKTLSMFLFQLISGFILMVIFSIFLNVDFPPFLPFFIILILFSFGFSILGTLLSFLTFSSKAREFLLPIILLPLFVPPFISVTKSLTLLLEEKIFNLNYVFFLFFFDVLYFFISDLLFEYVLME; this is encoded by the coding sequence TTGAAGTATATAATCCATTTAATTAAAAAAGATATCTTACTTGAATTTAGAACAAAAGAAATAATTATACCTTACCTTCTTTTCTCCTTTTTATTACTTTTTCTTTTGAGTTTTGGAATTGAAAGAATTGAAGATTTAAAGCTTTTTTCCTTTTTCTACTTTTTATCCTTTATTTTTGCAGGAATGATTGGATTTGAAAGAATAAGTTCAATGGAATTTGAAACTGGTGGAATATACTCTCTTTTAACATTTCCTATTCCGAGAAATTATATCTTCATTTCAAAAACCCTTTCCATGTTTCTATTTCAGCTAATTTCAGGTTTTATTTTAATGGTAATTTTCTCAATTTTCCTTAATGTTGATTTTCCCCCCTTTTTACCCTTTTTTATAATTCTAATTTTATTTTCCTTTGGGTTTTCAATTCTGGGGACACTTTTATCCTTTCTCACTTTCTCATCAAAAGCAAGGGAATTTTTATTACCTATAATTTTATTACCCCTATTTGTTCCTCCTTTCATCTCAGTCACAAAAAGTTTAACTCTTTTGCTTGAAGAGAAAATTTTTAATTTAAACTATGTTTTCTTTCTTTTTTTCTTTGATGTTCTTTATTTCTTTATATCTGATTTACTTTTTGAATATGTTTTAATGGAATGA
- the rpmB gene encoding 50S ribosomal protein L28, producing MAMQCEICGKKTIIGRQISHSHRVTPRKFKVNLHTRRAKINGKIKKVRVCTKCLRKLEVV from the coding sequence ATGGCAATGCAATGTGAAATCTGTGGAAAAAAAACAATTATTGGAAGACAAATTTCCCATTCTCACAGGGTCACACCAAGAAAATTTAAGGTTAATTTACACACAAGAAGGGCAAAAATAAACGGAAAAATTAAAAAAGTTAGAGTATGCACAAAGTGTTTAAGAAAACTTGAGGTAGTTTGA